The stretch of DNA GTCATGGCACACATCGGCTTCACGCCGCAGAGCGAGCATTCCCTGGGCGGCTACCGGGTCCAGGGCCGGGGAGATGACGCCCAGCGGCTCGTCGAGGACGCCGTCGCGCTGGCCGACGCCGGTGCCTTCTGCGTGCTGATGGAAATGGTCCCCGCCGTCACGGCGGCCGCCGTGGACGCCGCCGTCGACGTTCCCACCATCGGGATCGGGGCCGGCAACGCCACCACCGGGCAGGTGCTCGTCTGGCAGGACATGGCAGGCCTGCGCGGCGGCAGGATGGCCAAGTTCGTCAAGCAGTACGCCGATCTGCGGACCACCCTGGCCGACGCCGCGAAGGCCTACGGCGAGGACGTGCGATCCGGCCAGTTCCCCGGCCCGGAGCACTCCTTCTAACCGCTCTCCGGCCAAGGCCGGCCAGGGATCCGGGGCCGCGCGCGCCGGATCCGAGCGGTGGATTCGGGCCTAGTCTTCCTCGCCCTTTTCCCAGGCCTCGTTGCGCGCCTTGACCTTGGCCAGGGCATGTTCGGCTTCCTCCCGCGTCTTGTAGGGGCCGATCAGCTGGCTCCAATCAGACATGGCGTCCTCTTCGACCTCATGGGTGTTGACGTTGTACCAGTATTCCGGCATCGATACTCCTCAAGTCTCGTGGTCCGGCAGTGCCGCACGGGTGCCGGTCCCGTCTTATATGATCAATGTATGCCTTCTCTAGCCTTGACTGCACCCATCGGCACCCTGGTCCCGGGAACGATCAGCCCGCAGCTTCCCGTGCCGGCGTCCATCCCGCGCCCCGAATACGTGGGCAAGCCCGGGCCAGCCAAGTTCACCGGCTCAGAGGTCAAGTCGGCGGAAACCATCGAAAGGATCCGGATCGCCTCACGGATCGCCGCCCAGGCCATCGTGGAGGTCGGAAAGCACATCGAACCCGGCGTCACCACCGACCAGCTGGACCGGGTGGGCCACGAGTTCCTCCTCGACCACAAGGCGTACCCGTCCACCCTGGGATATCGCGGGTTCCCGAAGTCCCTGTGCTCCTCGCTGAATGAAGTGATCTGTCATGGCATCCCGGACAACACGGTGGTCCGGGACGGCGACATCCTCAACATCGACATCACGGCATTCATCGGCGGCGTGCACGGCGACACCAACTACACTTTCCTCGTGGGCGACGTCGACGAGGAATCCCGGCTTCTCGTCGAGCGCACCCAGGAATCGCTGAACCGTGCCATCCGGGCCGTGGCACCGGGCCGCGAGATCAACGTCATCGGCCGGGCCATCGAGTCCTATGCCAAACGGTTCGGCTACGGCGTTGTCCGCGACTTCACCGGCCACGGCGTCGGGGAAGCCTTCCACACCGGGCTGATCATCCCGCATTACGACGCCGCCCCGGCCTACAACACCGTCATGGAGACCGGTATGGTGTTCACCATCGAACCCATGTTGACGCTCGGCACCATCGACTGGGACATGTGGGCCGATGACTGGACCGTGGTGACGCGCGACCACAAACGCACCGCCCAGTTCGAGCACACCCTGCTCGTAACGGAATCCGGCGCCGAAGTCCTCACGCTGGCCTGATCCCGGCTCCAAGAGCCAGTTGCACCAACGAAACCCCTTCTTCACCCGGCGGCCCTGGGCCGCACCCTTTCCTAGCCCGCCCTCTGCGAACGGAACTACATTGGCCAAGAAGGACGAGAAGTCTGCTAAGAACGCCCCCCTGATCGGTGTCGACATCGGCGGCACCGGAATAAAGGCCGGAATCGTCGATCTGAAGAAGGGCAAGCTGGTGGGTGACCGGCTGCGCGTGCCCACCCCGCAGCCGTCGACTCCGGAAGCTGTCGCCGATGTGGTGGCACAGGTCGTGGCGGAACTCTCCAAGCGTCCCGACGCGCCGGCCGCAGACTCCCCCGTGGGCGTCACCTTCCCGGGCATCATCCAGCATGGCGTGGTCCACTCGACCGCCAACGTGGACAGGTCCTGGCTCGAGCTGGACATCGACGCCCTGCTCACGGCCCGTCTCGGGCGGCCGGTGGAGGTCATCAACGACGCCGACGCCGCCGGCCTCGCCGAAGCCCGCTACGGGGCCGGTGCAGGTGTAGCCGGCACGGTCCTGGTGATCACGCTCGGCACCGGCATCGGATCCGCGTTCATTTTCGACGGCAAGCTCGTGCCCAACGCCGAGCTCGGCCACCTGGAGATCGACGGCTTCGACGCCGAAAGCAAGGCCTCCGCCGTCGCCCGTGAACGCGATGGCCTCAGCTGGGAGCAGTACAGCGTGCTGCTGCAGCGGTACTTCTCCCACGTCGAGTTCCTGTTCTCCCCCGAACTGTTCATCGTCGGCGGCGGCATCTCCAAGCGTGCCGACGAATACCTGCCCAGGCTCAAGCTGCGCACACCGATTGTGCCGGCCGAATTGAAGAACGACGCCGGGATCGTCGGCGCCGCGATCGAGATTGCGCTCAAGCACAAGCTGGCCAAGTAGCACCGGGCCCACGGCAACGCGCATCGCGCCCCGCGACGCGCACACGCCCTGTCGCTAACCGAATTCCGGTAGCGGCAGGGCATGTGCGCGTCGCCAGGCGCTTACGGGGCCCGGAGCGGGCGCTTCCGGGAATTCCCGCCGTCCGGACCGTTTGACTCGGCCTCGTGGCGGAGCAGGGCGATGGCCGTCTCGAAGTCCTCGAGGGATTCAAAGGCCTGGTACACGCTGGCGAAGCGCAGGTAGGCGACTTCGTCGAGCTTCTGCAGCGGGTTCAGGATCGCCAGGCCGACTTCGTGGGCCTCGATCTCGGCAGCACCGGAGGCGCGGATCGACTCTTCGACTTCCTGGGCCAGCAGGGCGAGGTCGTCCTCGGTGACGGGACGGCCCTGGCAGGCTTTGCGGACACCGTTGATCACCTTGCTGCGGCTGAACGGCTCACCGACGCCGGAGCGCTTGATGACGGTCAGGCTCGTGGTTTCCACGGTGGTGAAGCGGCGGCCGCACTCCGGGCATTGACGACGGCGCCGGATGGCCGAACCGTCGTCGGCGATGCGGCTGTCCACCACCCGGGAATCAGGGTTACGGCAGAACGGGCAATACACGTCTTTTCCTCCCCTGTCGACTGCAAACGTCGTAGGAACGAAGATCCTGCAGGACTCTTTGCTGTCAGTTTACGACTGGATGTAGCCGAATAACAAGCCTGTAACCACTACATGTAGTGGTGGGCTCAACTAATTGGCTCCCGGTGTCAGCTCCCGGCGGTGAAGCGCGCGGTGACCGCCTGGCCGTGGGCGGGCAGGTCTTCCGCGCCGGAGAGGCTGAGGATGTGGCCGCTGACCTGCTCCAGGGCTGAGCGGCTGTAGTTGACGACCTGGATGGCGCGCAGGAAGGTGGTCACGTTCAGGCCGGAGGAGAAGGCTGCGGTGCCGCTGGTCGGCAGTACGTGGTTGGACCCGGCACAGTAGTCCCCCAGGCTGACGGGGCTGTAGTCACCCACGAAGATCGCTCCGGCGTTGCGGATCCGGGCGGCCACGCCGGGCGCGTCCGCCGTCATGATTTCCAGGTGCTCGGCGGCATAGGCGTCGCAGGCCGCAATGCCCTGTTCGAGGTCTTCGACGAGGACGACGCCGGACTGCGGGCCGGAGAGCGCCTCGCGGACCCGGCCGCTGTGCTTCGTCACGGCAGCCTGGCTCTCCAGTTCGACCCGGACGGCTGCCGCGAGGGATTCGGAATCCGTGATGAGGACGGAGGCCGCCTGCGGGTCATGCTCGGCCTGGCTGATCAGGTCCGCGGCCACGAGGTCCGGCCGGGCGGTGGCGTCGGCGAGGATCGCGATTTCGGTGGTGCCTGCCTCGGAGTCGATCCCCACAACTCCCTTGACGAGGCGCTTGGCAGTGGCGACAAAAATGTTGCCCGGCCCGGTGACGACGTCGACGGGATCAATTCCGCCGGGCTGCGCCGACGACGGGCCGGTGGCTGGGTGACCGGCCGCCGGACCGGTGCCGGGGATGCCGTAGGCGAAGGCCGCGATGGCCTGCGCCCCTCCGATCGCGTAGACCTCCCCGATGCCCAGCAGGCACGCTGCCGCGAGGATCGTGGGGTGCGGCAGGCCGCCGAAGTTCTTCTGCGGCGGTGACGCGAGGGCGATGGACCCGACGCCGGCGGCCAGGGCCGGGACGACGTTCATGATCACCGAGGACGGGTAGACGGCGAGGCCGCCGGGCACGTAGAGGCCCACCCTGGCGACCGGGACCCAGTTCTGGCTCACGACGGCGCCTGCACCGAGTTCGACGTCGATGTTCGCCGGGCGCTGGGCGTCGGCGAAGCTTCGGGCCCGCCGGATGGACTCTTCCAGTGCGGCGCGAACCGCCGGATCCAGTCCGTCCAGTGCGGCCTGGAGCGCCTCGGCCGGGACCCGCGGGTGGGTTTGCTCGACCCCGTCGAACTTCAGGGCCAGCTCCCGGAGCGCGTCAAAGCCGCGGGTGCGGATGGCGGAGATGATGTCCAGAACCTTGGCCTCGGCGTCGGCCATGGTGCCGGCCTTCGCCCGGGGAACGGCGGCGCGGAGCCCGGCGAGGGACAGTCGCTGGCCGCGCACGTCCACGGTGCGGAAGGTAATGGTGGCGGGAACCGGGGGTACGGAGCTGTCAGAAGTAAGGGTCACCCGATCATTTTACGTCAGGCCGTGGTTTCCCCCGCCGGGGCGGGCTTCCGGAAGACGATGCCCAGGAAGGCGGCAAGGGCGACGGCGGCGGGCCAGACGGCGAGGAGCTGGTAGGACCGGAGCGAAAAGGCGGTGCTGGCGTTGGCCGAGGCATCCTGCGGTTCCCCCCACCATTGGCCGGCGAGAACCCCCACGCCCCAGGCAATCAGGGCACCGGCGGCCGCGGACGCGACGGCCAGTGCCACCGTCCGTGTGGTGGGCTCGTCATGCCGGGTTCCGGACACCAGCGTCCCGGTGATGCAGCCGGCGAGCAGGAACAGTCCGGCCAGCACCAGGTCCCGGGGCAGCCACGCGGACGTGTTGCTCCCGCTGGACAGGGCCGGGTCGCCCGAGAGCAGGTTCAGGCCGGAGGGGGCCAGGACCCACCACAGCAGCCCGACGGGGATCCCGGCGGCTGCGATCACGGCGCCCCACCACCACGGCGCCCTCCCCGGGTCAGGCGCGTCCGGGACAGCATCGTCCGCGAAAGGGGCGCCCGGGAGCCGTTGGTCCGGGTGACCCGGGCCCTCGGCTTGTTGCGGAAACGGGTCCTGGGCTGCTGTCTGTGTCATCCAACAAACCTTAACAAAAGATCCCACGGGCCGGTCGGCCGGCGCGGCAGGTCTTCCGTCCGGCAGATGACACGGCCGGTAAACAAAATAACACCGGCGGGCGCACGGGCAATACGCTGGCAGGACAGGAACAATCACACGCATGTGCAGCAGGGAGTTGGATCGCAGTGGCCTCAGATGACGGAGTCTTCGAGGGAACATTCAAGGAAATGTTCCGCCGGCATGCGGCAGGTGTGGCGATCATCACCGCCAACTACAACGGGGTTCCCTACGGGTTCACCGCGACCTCGGTGGCATCGCTCTCGGCCAAGCCGCCGCGGTTCACGTTCAACATGGCCCGCACCTCAAGCTCCTGGCCGGCCGTCGCCAACACCACCTACATCGGCGTCCACATGCTGGGGCTGGACAACCAGGAACTTGCCGACCGCTTTGCCCGGACCAGCAACCGCTTCGAGGGCGACCACTGGGAGCTCGGCCCCCATGAGGTGCCCGTCCTGAAGGACGTCGCCGGCTGGCTGATCGGCAAGGTGCAGATGCGGCTGTCCTTCGAGAACAACGCCGTGGTCGTCGTCGAGGTCCTCGACGGCCAGATCGGCGGGGACGACATGCCCCTGCTGTACCACTCAGGGACGTACAGCCAGCCGGCCCCGCTGGACTACGAAATCTAGTCTTCCGTAACGGTCAAAACGCTCTAGCCGTCCAGGCAGGTCGGGCCGAGCAGCACCTTCAGGTCACCGAACAGGGACGGATCCGGGTTGACCCTCAGATGGACCGGCAGCCCCATGACCTCGACCCGGGTGTCCCCCTGCAGGTGCAGCCGGACCTCCGAGGTACCGCGGTGCGTCCGCAACACATCTCCGAGCTCGGTCACCACGGATTCGGTCGCCTTGTGCGTCTGCATCGTGATCACCACGGGGCCGTTCATGCTGTCGCTCAGGTCCGGGACCGAGAGTTCCATGCAGTTCAAGGTGACGGCGCCGTCGTCGCGCTTCTGCAGGCGGCCCTTGACCACCACGATCAGGTCCTCGGCAAGCACCGAGGCTATGGGTCCGTAGACCTGCCCAAAGAACATGACTTCCATCGAGCCGCCAAGGTCCTCGACTTCGGCACGGGCATAGGCGTTGCCGCTGGCCTTGGCGATCCGGCGGCTCAGCGAGGTGATCATGCCTGCGATGGTGATGATGGCGCCGTCGTTCGGCCCGTCTTCGCCGATCACCGAGGTGATGGTCTGGTCCGCGTGCTGGCTCAGCAGCCCCTCCAGGCCCTGCAGGGGGTGGTCGGAGACGTAGAGGCCAAGCATGTCCCGTTCGAAGGAGAGCTTGTCCTTCTTCTCCCACTCCGGCAGGTCCGGGATCTCGGTGGTCAGCGACGCCTCGGGCTCCTGGTCCTCGAAGCCGGCGAAGAGGTCGAACTGGCCGATCGCCTCGTTGCGCTTGAGCGTGATGACCGAGTCGATGGCCTCTTCGTGGATCATCGCCAGGGCGCGCCGCGGATGGCCCAGCGAGTCGAAGGCACCCGCCTTGATCAGCGATTCGATGGTCCGCTTGTTGCAAACCACGGCCGGAACCTTGAGCAGGTAGTCCTTGAACGAGGTGAAGGCCCCCTCGGACTCGCGGGCCCTGACCATGGCCTCGACAACGTTGACGCCGACATTGCGGATGGCGGCCATGCCGAAACGGATGTCCTTGCCGACCGGGGTGAAGTTGACGCTGGACTCGTTGACATCCGGCGGCAGCACCGTGATGCCCATCTTGCGGCACTCATTGAGGTACAGCGCCAGCTTGTCCTTGTCATCTCCGACGCTGGTCAGCAGGGCCGCCATGTACTCGGCCGGGTAATGGGCTTTGAGGTACGCGGTCCAGTAGGACACCAGCCCGTACGCCGCCGAGTGCGCCTTGTTGAAGGCGTAGTCGGAGAAGGGCAGCAGGATGTCCCACAGGGTCTTGATGGCCGCGGCGGAATAGCCGTTGTCCATCATGCCCTTTTCAAAGCCGGCGTATTGCTTATCCAGCTCGGACTTCTTCTTCTTGCCCATGGCGCGGCGCAGGATGTCGGCCTGGCCGAGGGTGAACCCGGCGACCTTCTGAGCGATCGCCATGACCTGCTCCTGGTACACGATCAGGCCGTACGTTCCGCCGAGGATCTCGGCGAGCGGTTCCTCGAGCTCGGGGTGGATCGGAATGATTTCCTGCAGTCCGGTCTTGCGGAGCGCGTAGTTCGTGTGCGAGTTCGCGCCCATGGGGCCGGGCCGGTACAGGGCGATGACGGCGGAGATGTCCTCGAAGTTGTCCGGGCGCATCTGCTTGAGCAGGGAGCGCATCGGCCCGCCGTCGAGCTGGAAGACACCCAAGGTGTCACCCCGGGCAAGGAGCTCGTAGGCACCCTGGTCCTCAAGGTCGAGGTCCTCCAGGACGAGGTCGATGCCCTTGTTGAGCTTGATATTCTCCACGGCGTCCGTGATGATCGTCAGGTTCCGCAGGCCGAGGAAGTCCATCTTGATCAGGCCGAGGCCCTCACAGGTGGGGTAGTCGAACTGGGTGATGACCTGGCCGTCCTGCTCGCGGCGCATGATCGGGATGATGTCGATCAGCGGGTCCGAGGACATGATGACGCCGGCGGCATGGACGCCCCATTGGCGTTTCAGGCCTTCCAGCCCCAGGGCGGTCTCGAAGACCTTCTGCGAATCGGCGTCGGACTTGAGGAGTTCGCGCAGTTCCTCGGCCTCGGAGTAACGGCTGGCCTCCGGATTGTGCACGTCCGCCAGCGAGATGCCCTTGCCCATCACGTCCGGCGGCATGGCCTTGGTGAGGCGCTCACCGGTGGAGAAGGGGTAGCCCAGCACACGGGAGGAGTCCTTGAGCGCCTGCTTGGCCTTGATGGTGCCGTAGGTGACGATCATGGCGACTCGCTCGTCGCCGTACTTCTCGGTGACGTACCGGATGACTTCAGCACGGCGCCGGTCATCGAAGTCCACGTCGAAGTCGGGCATGGAAACGCGCTCCGGGTTCAGGAAGCGCTCGAAGATCAGCCCGTGGACGAGGGGGTCGAGGTCGGTGATGCGCATGGCGTAGGCCACCATCGAGCCGGCACCGGAGCCACGGCCGGGACCGACGCGGATGCCGTTGTTCTTGGCCCAGTTGATGAAGTCTGCCACGACCAGGAAGTAGCCCGGGAAGCCCATCTGCGTGATGACGCCGACCTCGAAGTCGGCCTGCTTGCGGACGTGGTCCGGGATGCCCTTGGGGTAGCGGTAATGCAGTCCCTTTTCGACTTCCTTCACGAACCAGGACTGCTCGTTTTCGCCGTCCGGCACCGGGAAGCGCGGCATGTAGCTGGCGTTCTCGTTGAATTCGACGTCGCAGCGCTCGGCGATCAGCAGGGTGTTGTCGCAGGCATCCGGGTGGTCGCTGAAGATCGCCCGCATCTCCGCCGGCGACTTCAGGTAGAACTCGTCGGCGTCGAACTTGAAGCGCTTGGGGTCGGCCAGGCTGGAACCCGACTGCACGCAGAGCAGCGCCGCATGGCTGGCGGCGTCTTCGGCGTGCGTGTAGTGGAGGTCGTTAGTGGCCACCATCGGCAGGCCGAGCTCCTTGGCCAGCTTGATCAGGTCAGCCTGGATGGTCCGCTCGATGTCCAGGCCGTGGTCCATGAGCTCGCAGAAGAAGTTCTCGGCACCGAAGATGTCGCGGAAGTCCGACGCCGCCTGCTTGGCTTCCTGGTAGAGGCCGAGGCGGAGTTTGGTCTGGACTTCGCCGGACGGGCAGCCCGTAGTGGCAATCAGGCCTTTGCCGTAGGTCTGCAGCAGGTCACGGTCCATGCGCGGCTTGTAGAGGTATCCCTCCAGCGAGGCCAGCGAGGACATCCGGAACAGGTTGTGCATGCCCTGCGTGGTTTCGGCCCACATGGTCATGTGGGTGTAGGAACCGGCGCCGGAGACATCGTTGCGCCCGCCGTCGCCCCAGCGGACGCGGGTCTTGTCCGCCCGCGCCGTGCCCGGGGTGAGGTAGGCCTCCACCCCGACAATCGGTTTGACGCCGGCGTTGCGGGCCTTGTTCCAGAAGTCGAAAGCCCCGAAGACGAAGCCATGGTCCGTCGTGGCCAGCGAGGACATGCCCAGTTCCTTGGTGTGGTTGAACAGGTCCCCCAGTCTCGCCGCACCATCCAACATGGAATATTCGGTGTGGTTGTGGAGGTGCACGAACGAGTTGTTGCTGGAAGTCACCGAATCATTCTAGTGCCGTCAGGCTTCGCCGGATTCCAGGACTGCCAGGGCGTAGGCAAGGTCCTGCGGGTACTCGCTCGTCACGGTCACCCGCTCCCCCGTCCGGGGATGGTCGAAGGACAGTTCCCGGGCGTGCAGCCATTGCCGGGTGAGGCCCAGGGTCGCGGCGAGCCGCGGATCCGCCCCGTAGGTCAGGTCGCCGGCACAGGGATGGCGCAGTGCCGCGAAGTGCACGCGGATCTGGTGGGTGCGACCGGTTTCCAGGTGCACCTCGACCAGCGACGCCTTGCCGAACGCTTCCAGGACCTCGTAGTGCGTGATGGAGTCGCGCCCGCCCTCGATCACGGCGAAGCGCCAGTCATGGCCGGGGTGGCGGCCGATCGGCGCGTCGATCGTGCCGGCCAGCGGGTCCGGGAGGCCCTGGACGACGGCGTGGTACACCTTGTCCACCGTGCGCTCCTTGAAGGCCCGCTTGAGGACCGTGTAGGCGTCTTCGGTCTTGGCGACCACCATGACGCCGGAGGTCCCGACGTCGAGCCGGTGGACGATACCGGCGCGCTCGGGGGCCCCGGACGTCGAGATCCGGTACCCCAGCCCCGCCAGGCCGCCCACCACCGTGGGGCCCACCCAGCCGGGCGACGGGTGCGCCGCCACGCCGACGGGCTTGTCGATGACAACGAACTCGTCATCGTCCAGCAGGATCTTCAAGCCTTCCACAACTTCCTCCACGATTTCCAGCGGGTCCCGCCGTTCCGGCACGACGACATACAGCACGGCGCCGGCGACGAGCTTGAGGGATTTCCCGACGGCTTTGCCGTTGCTGCTGACGTTGCCTTCGGCAATCAGTGTGGCGGCCTGTGAGCGGGAGACATCCATCAGTTGCGCCAGCCCGGCATCCACCCTGGTCCCGGCAAGGTCAGCGGGCACCACAAGGCGCCGCGACGCCGGGGCCGCCGGTGAGCTGTGCTCAGACATCGTGTTCCACCGTGTCCTTGGCGTCCTTCGGATGGCGTGAACCGTCCAGCGAGATGCCCAGCAGGGTCAGCAGGCAGATCAGCACGACGGCGGACACCACAGCTGAGTCTGCGATGTTGAAGATCGCGAAGTTGGGCAGCTGGATGAAATCCACCACATGGCCCATGGCGAAGGACGGATCCCGGAACAGCCGGTCCGTCAGGTTGCCTAGCGCGCCGCCGAGCAGCAGCCCGAGTGCGAGGGCCCACCACCGGGATCCGAGCTTGCGCAGTTGCAGCAGGATCGCGACGGAGACGGCCGCCATGATGATGGTGAACAGCCAGGTGATGTTCTCACCGATCGAAAATGCCGCCCCGGAGTTGCGGATGTAGTACCAGTGCAGCAGCGGCGGCAGGACGGGGATCCGCTCACCCTCGATCATGGTGCTGGTTACCCAGAGCTTGGTCAGCTGGTCGAAGACATAGGCAAAAACCGCGCATGCGGCGAACAGCCAGAGCAGTCCGCGCCGCCGGCGCGGCCGCAAGGGCACGGGCTGCGCGGGGCTGGGAAGGTCGGCGTCGGCAAGGGTGGATTCCGCCGGCGCCGCAGCCCGCGCAGGCTTGGTGGTGTCGGCTGGCTGCATGGCGTCAGATGATGGTGCGTCGGTCATAGGGCTTTCGTTCGGGAACCAGTCCGGGGACCGGGAGCTTGCTGCCTGGGCACGCGGGCCGCGGCAGGCGGCAGTTTGCGGAGCAAAAAGTGAAAAGCCGGCGGCCGAGGAATCCCCAGCCACCGGCTTTCAGAATACTTGGCTTTTGCCTTAGCTGGCTTCGCCAACCTCGGCGGCCGCAACCGAACCGCGGGCATCGAGGTCGCGGAGCTGGCCTTCGATGTAGGCCTTCAGGCGTGAACGGTAGTCGCGCTCGAAGCCCCGCAGCTGCTCAACCTTGCGTTCCAGCACGGAGCGCTGCTGCTCGAGGGCACCGAGGATCTTGCGGGACTTTTCCTGGGCATCGTTGACCAGGCTGCTTGCCTCGATCTGTGCCTCGGCGATGATCTTGTCGCGCTGCTGCTGGCCGTCGGCGATGTGCTTGTCGTGCATCTGCTGCGCCATGGCAAGCAGGCCAGCGGCGGACTCGGAGACCGGGGTGGTGACGGCGGCGCGGGCCGGGGCGGCTGCCTGGGCCGGAGCCTGCTCGGCTTCCTTCTTCTTGGCAAGTTCCGCTGCCTTGGCCTCGGCTTCTGCCTTGGCCCGGTCCTCATTTTCGGCCTTGACGGGTGCCGGAACCTTTTCCACGACGGGGGCCGCCGCGGCGGAGCTGGCCGGCGTGCCGGCGCCGAGTTCGGCGAGCTTCTTGCGCAGTTCGTCGTTCTCCTGGTTCAGGCGCCGCAGTTCGACGACGATTTCATCCAGGAAGTCATCAACTTCGTCCTGGTCGTAGCCTTCGCGGAACTTGGTCGGCTGAAAGCGCTTGTTGACAACGTCTTCTGGCGTCAAAGCCATCTGGTCACCTCGTTGGTCTAGTTAGTCAGTAGGCCTTCCGGCCGTCAAAACTACGGTACCTAAATATGGTCTGGTTCCTCTAATTCAACACCGCGGTGTCAAACCGGAGTTTCTATCGGTCCGGGCCGCGGACAACGTCCGTCACCCGGTCATGCCGGAATCGGCTGCGCGTATGCCAGGCTCCTGGCCACTCCCATGGCCACACTGACAGCCAGGAAAAGCAGCAGGAAACCCAAATCCAGCGAGATACCGCCCAGCCGGAGGGGCGGAATCAGGCGCCGCAGCAGTTTGAGCGGCCTGTCAGTGACGGAATACACAGCATGCGCCGCCACAAGTGCCACACCGCGCGGCCGCCAACTCCGGGCAAACATCTGCACCCAGTCAAAAACCAGGCGGATGACCAGCGCAATGAAATAGAGCAACAACGCGATATAGACAAGTCCGAAAACAATTCCCATGCGTTAACTCATATCTCCATGTTCATTCCGGAAACCTCAGTGTCCTGAAGAAAGTATCGCTTCTATTTCAGCACGGATGCCAGACAGCTGTTTCTGCCTGGCATCCGCAAAGAAAATCCGGCCTAGCTCTGGTTGAAGAAGGAGGCCTGCGTTTCGCTGATCTTCTTGTCATCGCCGATGACCTCAACGTACGACGGCGACAGCAGGAACACCTTGTTCGTCACCCGTTCGATGCTGCCCCGGAGTCCGAAGACGAGGCCAGCGGAGAAATCCACGAGTCGTTTCGCGTCGGCTTCACCCATGTCTGTGACGTTCATGATGACGGGGATGCCGTCACGGAAGCTTTCACCAATGAGTTTGGCGTCATTGTAGGACCGCGGGTGGATCGTGGTGATCTGCCGGAGTCCGGTGGTCTCTTCGCGGCCCGATGCCGCTCGCTTGATGGGTGTCACTGGTGCGCGGTATTCCTCTTCAGCGGCGTAGGGCTCTTCCCTGAGGGCTTCGCGGACGGGCGCCGGTGCACGGCGTTCCTCGCGGTCGTCCTCCATGGAATTGTCCTCATCCTTGTGCGATGTGTGGTTCTCGGACTCATAGTGTTCGTCGCCATCAGCGAGCCCAAGATAGATCATTGTCTTGCGCAGAGCGCCGGCCATGGTCGACTCCTAATCGTGTCCGTAAGCGGGCCGCTCAAATGACCTGACAGTCTTGGAATCCCCGCCTTAACCTTCCAATACGTTGAACCTACCGCAACGCCGGACGCGGACCGAGAATATCCGAGCCAATCCGCAGGTGTGTCGCCCCGAACCGGATGGCTGCTTCCAGGTCCTGGCTCATGCCGGCGGAAATTCCGGTGGCGCCGGGGTGGAGTGCAGTCAGCCGTGCGGAGATTGCCGCCAGCTTTTCGAAGGCCGCCGCCGGTGCCACCCCGAGGGGTGCCACCGCCATGACGCCGGCGAGCCGGAGGTCCGCCGTGCCGGCAAGCCTTTCAGCCAGCTCCGGAACGTCGGCCGGAAGCGCTCCGCCCCGGTGTCCGTCGGCATCGTCGTCCAGGCTGACCTGGATGAAGCACTGCAGAGGGGGACGCCCGGTGCGTTCGCGTTCGGCCGCCATCGCTTTTGCAAGGGCGAGCGCCAGTTGCAGCCGGTCCACGGAATGCACGGCGTGGGCGTACTTGAC from Arthrobacter sp. PAMC25564 encodes:
- a CDS encoding SPOR domain-containing protein, which translates into the protein MPEYWYNVNTHEVEEDAMSDWSQLIGPYKTREEAEHALAKVKARNEAWEKGEED
- the map gene encoding type I methionyl aminopeptidase; this encodes MPSLALTAPIGTLVPGTISPQLPVPASIPRPEYVGKPGPAKFTGSEVKSAETIERIRIASRIAAQAIVEVGKHIEPGVTTDQLDRVGHEFLLDHKAYPSTLGYRGFPKSLCSSLNEVICHGIPDNTVVRDGDILNIDITAFIGGVHGDTNYTFLVGDVDEESRLLVERTQESLNRAIRAVAPGREINVIGRAIESYAKRFGYGVVRDFTGHGVGEAFHTGLIIPHYDAAPAYNTVMETGMVFTIEPMLTLGTIDWDMWADDWTVVTRDHKRTAQFEHTLLVTESGAEVLTLA
- the ppgK gene encoding polyphosphate--glucose phosphotransferase; the protein is MAKKDEKSAKNAPLIGVDIGGTGIKAGIVDLKKGKLVGDRLRVPTPQPSTPEAVADVVAQVVAELSKRPDAPAADSPVGVTFPGIIQHGVVHSTANVDRSWLELDIDALLTARLGRPVEVINDADAAGLAEARYGAGAGVAGTVLVITLGTGIGSAFIFDGKLVPNAELGHLEIDGFDAESKASAVARERDGLSWEQYSVLLQRYFSHVEFLFSPELFIVGGGISKRADEYLPRLKLRTPIVPAELKNDAGIVGAAIEIALKHKLAK
- the nrdR gene encoding transcriptional regulator NrdR translates to MYCPFCRNPDSRVVDSRIADDGSAIRRRRQCPECGRRFTTVETTSLTVIKRSGVGEPFSRSKVINGVRKACQGRPVTEDDLALLAQEVEESIRASGAAEIEAHEVGLAILNPLQKLDEVAYLRFASVYQAFESLEDFETAIALLRHEAESNGPDGGNSRKRPLRAP
- the hisD gene encoding histidinol dehydrogenase; translation: MTLTSDSSVPPVPATITFRTVDVRGQRLSLAGLRAAVPRAKAGTMADAEAKVLDIISAIRTRGFDALRELALKFDGVEQTHPRVPAEALQAALDGLDPAVRAALEESIRRARSFADAQRPANIDVELGAGAVVSQNWVPVARVGLYVPGGLAVYPSSVIMNVVPALAAGVGSIALASPPQKNFGGLPHPTILAAACLLGIGEVYAIGGAQAIAAFAYGIPGTGPAAGHPATGPSSAQPGGIDPVDVVTGPGNIFVATAKRLVKGVVGIDSEAGTTEIAILADATARPDLVAADLISQAEHDPQAASVLITDSESLAAAVRVELESQAAVTKHSGRVREALSGPQSGVVLVEDLEQGIAACDAYAAEHLEIMTADAPGVAARIRNAGAIFVGDYSPVSLGDYCAGSNHVLPTSGTAAFSSGLNVTTFLRAIQVVNYSRSALEQVSGHILSLSGAEDLPAHGQAVTARFTAGS
- a CDS encoding flavin reductase family protein; translated protein: MFRRHAAGVAIITANYNGVPYGFTATSVASLSAKPPRFTFNMARTSSSWPAVANTTYIGVHMLGLDNQELADRFARTSNRFEGDHWELGPHEVPVLKDVAGWLIGKVQMRLSFENNAVVVVEVLDGQIGGDDMPLLYHSGTYSQPAPLDYEI